One Paenibacillus sp. FSL W8-0186 genomic window carries:
- a CDS encoding ABC transporter ATP-binding protein — MELKIEHVTKSYGSKQVLNQVTLHLKPGILGLLGPNGAGKSTLMRMLSTLEKPTSGVITWNSVDIAQHPDELRAELGYLPQDFGVYPNMTPVEFLEYMAAMKGLTLKSARKRIDELLEILNLSNDRKKLLGGFSGGMKQRVGIAQALLNDPSLLIVDEPTVGLDPEERIRFRNLLSTMSSNRIVILSTHIVTDIESIAPDIAILFRGRLVNFTTPEGLIQRADNKVWLSIFPSSELQEMQEKYIISSAIHRSDGVHARIVSDFRPSQNAVLLPSTLEDAYLYAVSPLGGAS; from the coding sequence ATGGAGTTGAAGATTGAGCATGTAACCAAATCCTATGGCTCAAAACAAGTGCTAAACCAGGTCACCCTGCATCTAAAGCCGGGTATTCTGGGACTGCTGGGACCGAATGGGGCAGGTAAATCAACCTTGATGAGAATGCTGTCGACGTTAGAAAAGCCTACTTCCGGAGTAATTACTTGGAACAGTGTGGATATCGCGCAGCATCCGGATGAATTGCGCGCCGAACTCGGCTATTTGCCGCAGGACTTCGGCGTGTATCCGAATATGACCCCCGTGGAATTTCTGGAGTATATGGCTGCGATGAAGGGGTTAACGCTAAAATCGGCAAGGAAGAGGATCGATGAACTGCTCGAAATTTTAAATTTATCCAATGACCGCAAGAAGCTATTGGGGGGATTTTCCGGCGGGATGAAGCAGCGCGTAGGTATCGCCCAGGCACTGTTAAATGATCCTTCGCTGCTCATCGTGGATGAGCCGACCGTGGGTCTTGATCCTGAGGAACGCATCCGCTTCAGAAATCTGCTATCGACGATGTCCTCCAACCGGATCGTCATTCTCTCTACGCATATCGTTACGGATATCGAGTCGATTGCTCCGGATATCGCAATCCTTTTCAGAGGCAGACTCGTGAATTTTACGACGCCGGAAGGCTTGATCCAGAGGGCAGATAACAAGGTGTGGCTAAGCATATTCCCTTCTTCCGAGCTGCAGGAGATGCAGGAGAAGTATATTATTAGCAGCGCCATACACCGTAGCGACGGGGTGCATGCCCGGATCGTTTCTGATTTCCGCCCTTCCCAGAATGCTGTTCTGCTTCCTTCTACGCTGGAGGATGCGTACCTGTACGCCGTCTCTCCATTAGGAGGGGCGTCATGA
- a CDS encoding DUF4097 family beta strand repeat-containing protein, translated as MNLMINRNIKMITTALAAVLSLSLSGCDSKPSVNSAGKTFDGTQVEEIILNTDGQNIEIRPAGSSEIKVSTKGGKEAIAELNGSVLDVNYGSSSSLVNFKTDTLQVELPDKQFRRISLTASAGQIKGEDLKADELVFIGDSGRLEIKGFEGNHIQGKVASGDIELTGITGDFHIENDTGNVKVSHNGQLGQGSSIRTGTGKVEMAFENAPGALEIDASTESGRIESSLTSASEVNAAGAGQELKTKIGSAADAPNLTIKSSSGSIYIK; from the coding sequence ATGAATTTGATGATTAACCGTAATATAAAAATGATTACTACGGCGTTGGCTGCGGTCTTGTCCCTGTCTCTTTCAGGCTGCGATTCCAAACCAAGCGTAAATAGTGCGGGCAAGACCTTCGATGGGACGCAAGTGGAGGAAATCATCCTAAATACGGACGGCCAAAATATTGAAATACGGCCTGCAGGCAGCTCTGAAATTAAGGTCAGCACAAAAGGCGGAAAAGAAGCCATCGCCGAGTTGAACGGCAGTGTGTTGGATGTTAACTATGGCAGTTCCTCGAGTCTGGTTAACTTTAAGACAGACACCTTGCAGGTTGAGCTGCCGGATAAGCAATTCCGCAGAATCAGTCTGACGGCGTCGGCTGGGCAAATTAAAGGCGAAGATTTGAAAGCCGATGAGCTTGTTTTTATAGGAGATTCGGGAAGGCTTGAAATTAAAGGCTTTGAGGGAAATCATATTCAAGGCAAAGTTGCTTCGGGAGACATTGAGCTTACCGGGATTACCGGTGACTTCCATATCGAGAATGACACAGGGAATGTGAAGGTATCCCATAACGGGCAGCTGGGTCAAGGAAGCAGTATTAGAACCGGAACGGGAAAAGTCGAGATGGCTTTCGAGAATGCACCTGGCGCCCTGGAGATTGACGCTTCGACAGAATCCGGCAGGATCGAGTCGTCCCTGACTTCGGCGTCCGAAGTGAACGCTGCAGGAGCGGGGCAGGAATTAAAGACTAAGATCGGCTCTGCTGCCGACGCGCCGAATCTAACCATCAAATCATCTTCAGGAAGTATTTATATTAAATAA
- a CDS encoding HAMP domain-containing sensor histidine kinase, which translates to MNIKLRFSIHFIAGLFAWILSMGIVVMLIIDGILPMLGLYEGMPGYDLILLVLFAVSIIVSSLIFSWYFSRPIWLIISWISRLSQGIYQEPADSDKMYTKRNKLKRPYRLFREIITNIYELSDQLRKSQQEREKLEQLKKDWIAGISHDLKTPLTYISGYSALLLNEEYSWSEEEKHSFMQEILKKSKHMEALIQDFNLSLRLQETKAQIPLRLEEANLVEFLKSLLADTWNDPDLQEYDLSFHCEEDLIPFSFDQRLLYRAIQNLLLNAVMHNPPGTAISVQLTNVQNEFIKVTIEDNGVGMDRATVENLFKKYYRGATPDSSSAHHSMGLGLSIVKDLILAHRGHISVNSIPEKGTTFYITIPFAK; encoded by the coding sequence ATGAATATTAAGCTGCGTTTCAGCATTCATTTTATCGCCGGATTATTTGCCTGGATATTAAGCATGGGAATCGTCGTCATGCTGATCATCGACGGCATTCTGCCCATGCTGGGACTTTATGAAGGGATGCCCGGCTACGACCTGATCCTGCTTGTTCTTTTCGCGGTCAGCATCATTGTTTCGAGCCTGATCTTCAGCTGGTATTTCAGCCGCCCAATCTGGCTGATCATCTCCTGGATATCCCGCTTATCGCAGGGTATTTATCAAGAGCCTGCCGACAGCGATAAAATGTATACGAAGCGGAATAAGCTCAAAAGACCCTACCGGCTTTTCCGCGAAATTATAACCAACATTTATGAATTATCCGACCAACTCCGAAAATCCCAGCAGGAAAGAGAGAAGCTCGAGCAGTTAAAGAAGGACTGGATCGCCGGCATCTCCCATGATTTAAAAACACCGCTTACCTATATATCCGGCTATTCTGCCCTGCTCTTGAACGAGGAATATTCCTGGAGCGAGGAAGAGAAGCATTCCTTCATGCAGGAGATTCTCAAAAAGAGCAAGCATATGGAAGCCCTGATTCAGGATTTTAACCTGTCTCTCCGGCTCCAGGAAACAAAGGCGCAGATCCCTCTGCGGCTGGAAGAGGCGAACCTGGTGGAGTTCCTGAAGAGCCTGCTGGCGGATACCTGGAACGACCCCGATTTACAGGAGTATGATTTAAGCTTTCACTGCGAAGAGGATTTGATTCCGTTCTCTTTTGACCAGCGCTTGCTGTACCGGGCGATCCAGAACCTGCTTCTCAATGCAGTCATGCACAATCCCCCAGGCACGGCAATTTCGGTACAGCTAACGAATGTACAGAACGAATTCATTAAAGTTACGATTGAGGATAACGGGGTTGGAATGGACCGCGCTACTGTGGAGAATTTGTTCAAAAAATACTATCGCGGAGCAACGCCGGACTCATCTTCCGCTCATCATTCCATGGGCCTTGGCCTGTCGATCGTTAAAGATTTGATACTCGCCCATCGGGGGCATATTTCCGTAAACAGCATCCCGGAGAAGGGGACTACCTTCTACATCACCATCCCCTTTGCCAAATAA
- a CDS encoding response regulator transcription factor: protein MLRNEKILMVDDEEGILNLLEIILKKERFHDIYSCTTGEEVLNLLSQHTFDVILLDIMLPDTHGFDLCHKIRSITNSPIIFISSCSSDFDKLTGLGIGGDDYITKPFNPLEVVARIHSLLRRQNLTRAMLRENHEPSKEYRYGNLALKPAEARLVVDERVIECTAKELELLQFFFKNPNRLYTATQIYQLVWGEEPNYGEEKTVTMHISKIRKKLESKPKSPEIIINIKGIGYKFVPPKER, encoded by the coding sequence TTGCTCAGAAATGAGAAAATACTGATGGTCGATGATGAGGAAGGTATTTTGAACCTGCTGGAGATTATTCTCAAAAAAGAGAGGTTCCATGATATATATTCCTGTACCACGGGGGAAGAGGTATTGAATTTGCTAAGTCAGCATACGTTTGATGTCATTTTGCTGGATATCATGCTCCCCGATACCCATGGATTCGACTTATGCCATAAAATCAGGAGCATCACAAACTCCCCTATTATTTTCATCAGTTCGTGCTCCAGCGATTTTGACAAATTAACAGGCCTCGGAATCGGCGGTGACGACTACATTACGAAGCCTTTCAATCCCCTTGAGGTAGTTGCTAGAATACATAGCCTGCTGCGAAGACAGAACCTTACCCGAGCCATGCTGCGTGAGAACCATGAGCCGTCTAAAGAATACCGTTATGGCAACCTTGCCTTGAAACCTGCCGAGGCACGGCTTGTTGTCGACGAACGAGTTATTGAATGTACGGCTAAGGAGCTGGAGTTACTGCAATTTTTCTTCAAAAATCCAAATCGCCTCTACACCGCTACGCAAATCTATCAGCTCGTATGGGGAGAGGAGCCAAACTATGGCGAGGAAAAAACCGTGACCATGCATATTTCCAAAATCAGAAAGAAGCTCGAAAGCAAGCCGAAGTCTCCTGAAATCATCATTAACATAAAAGGAATTGGATACAAATTCGTGCCCCCTAAAGAAAGGTAA
- a CDS encoding zinc metallopeptidase, protein MSSNIMFIPLLFAFGLSIWAQFKVKGTFNKYAKVHNMYGLTGHEAARRMLDANGLYDVPIEPVRGSLTDHYDPTKRVVRLSEPVYYENSVSAVAVACHEVGHAIQHKESYSMLVLRHKMFPIVNITSQVSPFLILAGFLFGSLNLLGVGIVFFSLAVLFQLVTLPVEFDASNRARRGMLSMGLVSQNDERGVGKVLNAAALTYVAAALISLIELLRFIMMFFQSRD, encoded by the coding sequence ATGAGCTCAAATATTATGTTTATTCCATTATTATTTGCCTTCGGCCTATCGATATGGGCCCAGTTCAAAGTAAAGGGAACCTTTAACAAATACGCCAAGGTCCATAATATGTACGGCCTAACCGGCCATGAGGCAGCCCGCCGCATGCTGGATGCAAACGGTCTGTACGACGTACCGATCGAACCTGTACGCGGCAGCCTGACGGACCATTACGACCCGACCAAACGCGTCGTCCGCCTCTCCGAGCCGGTCTATTACGAGAATTCGGTATCGGCCGTAGCGGTAGCCTGCCATGAAGTCGGGCACGCCATACAGCATAAGGAATCTTACTCCATGCTGGTTCTGCGCCACAAGATGTTCCCGATCGTCAATATAACGTCCCAAGTATCGCCGTTTTTAATTCTTGCAGGCTTTCTGTTCGGTTCACTGAACCTTCTGGGCGTAGGCATCGTGTTCTTCTCATTGGCCGTGCTGTTCCAGCTTGTCACCTTGCCCGTAGAATTCGACGCATCCAACCGGGCCCGCAGAGGCATGCTAAGCATGGGCTTAGTTTCGCAGAATGACGAACGCGGCGTAGGCAAAGTCCTTAACGCAGCCGCATTGACTTATGTAGCGGCAGCCCTTATCTCCCTTATTGAACTTCTTCGTTTTATCATGATGTTCTTCCAAAGCCGGGACTAA
- a CDS encoding MerR family transcriptional regulator: protein MKLYRIGELAKAASVSERTIDYYTKLKLIAPEARTQKNYRLYSAETLNRLKRINELKQEKYTLEEIRSKLELWNKVSHEEQVTEKLTSLEIHMQRLEREVKELEPLISKMKPGQARKMFSSLMPQSLACIDALYLLINQGPFT, encoded by the coding sequence ATGAAACTATACAGAATCGGCGAACTAGCCAAGGCTGCCAGCGTAAGCGAGAGAACGATCGACTATTACACCAAGCTGAAGCTCATTGCGCCGGAGGCACGCACACAGAAAAATTACCGCCTATACAGTGCTGAAACCTTAAACCGTTTGAAACGTATTAATGAATTAAAACAGGAGAAGTATACATTAGAGGAAATTCGCTCGAAGCTGGAGCTGTGGAATAAAGTAAGCCACGAGGAACAGGTTACGGAGAAGCTGACTTCCCTCGAAATCCATATGCAAAGATTGGAACGGGAGGTCAAGGAGCTGGAGCCGCTTATTTCTAAAATGAAACCTGGCCAAGCAAGAAAAATGTTCTCCAGTCTCATGCCCCAGAGCCTCGCCTGCATCGATGCGCTGTATCTTCTAATTAATCAAGGGCCATTTACGTAA